The proteins below come from a single Mauremys reevesii isolate NIE-2019 linkage group 6, ASM1616193v1, whole genome shotgun sequence genomic window:
- the RNF20 gene encoding E3 ubiquitin-protein ligase BRE1A, which translates to MSGIGNKRAVAEPGPSGPPEKKAGVEDSGTTVETIKLGGVSSTEELDIRTLQTKNRKLAEMLDQRQAIEDELREHIEKLERRQATDDASLLIVNRYWSQFDENIRIILKRYDLEQGLGDLLSERKALVVPEPEPDSDSNQERKDERERGEGLEPAFSFLATLASSTSEEMESQLQERVESSRRAVAQIVTKYDKLQEKMDMLSHKLNSGDASLVDEAVQELNSYLAHENGRLQELADLLQEKHRIMSQEFSKLQEKVEMAESRVCVLETMIDDLQWDIDKIRKREQRLNRHLADVLERVNSKGYKVYGAGSSLYGGTITINARKFEEMNAELEENKELAGNRLSELEKLRQDLEEVTAQNDKLKVELRRAVEEVVKETPEYRCMQSQFSVLYNESLQLKAHLDEARTLLHGTRSTHQRQVELIERDEVSLHKKLRTEVIQLEDTLAQVRKEYEMLRIEFEQTLAANEQAGPINREMRHLISSLQNHNHQLKGEVLRYKRKLREAQSDLSKTRSRSGSALLQSQSSIDETKEEPLEVKQEPDDSSAQASVPKAAPEDASDAKAKRDEEERERERREKEREREKEKEKEREREKEKEKEREREKQKQKESEKERESTKEKGKHEDGRKKEAEVIKQLKADLKKAQESQKEMKLLLDMYRSAPKEQRDKVQLMAAEKKAKAELDELRQRVKDLEDKEKKESKKMADEDALRKIRAVEEQIEYLQKKLAMAKQEEEALLSEMDVTGQAFEDMQEQNIRLMQQLREKDDANFKLMSERIKSNQIHKLLKEEKEELADQVLTLKTQVDAQLQVVRKLEEKEHLLQSNIGTGEKELGLRTQALEMNKRKAMDAAQLADDLKAQLELAQKKLHDFQDEIVENSVTKEKDMFNFKRAQEDISRLRRKLETTKKPDMVPNCDEILMEEIKDYKARLTCPCCNMRKKDAVLTKCFHVFCFECVKTRYDTRQRKCPKCNAAFGANDFHRIYIG; encoded by the exons ATGTCTGGGATCGGCAACAAGCGGGCGGTGGCAGAGCCTGGCCCCTCTGGGCCCCCAGAGAAAAAGGCAGGGGTCGAAGACTCAGGAACTACAGTGGAGACCATTAAGTTAGGAGGTGTTTCCTCAACG GAGGAGCTGGACATCCGGACACTGCAGACTAAGAACCGAAAGCTGGCGGAGATGTTGGACCAGCGGCAGGCCATCGAGGATGAGCTGCGTGAGCATATTGAGAAGCTGGAGCGGCGGCAGGCCACCGATGATGCCTCTCTGCTGATTGTGAACCGCTACTGGAGTCAG TTTGATGAAAATATCCGCATCATTCTTAAACGCTATGACCTGGAGCAAGGTCTTGGAGACCTTCTGTCTGAACGAAAAGCCCTGGTGGtgccagaaccagaaccagactCAGACAGCAATCAGGAACGTAAGGATGAGAGGGAGCGAG GGGAAGGGCTGGAGCCAGCATTCTCCTTCCTGGCTACCCTGGCCAGCAGTACCAGTGAGGAGATGGAGTCTCAGCTGCAGGAGCGTGTGGAGTCCTCCCGCCGAGCTGTCGCCCAAATTGTGACAAAGTATGACAAGCTTCAGGAGAAAATGGACATGCTGTCTCACAAGCTAAATAGTGGAG ATGCGTCACTGGTGGATGAAGCGGTCCAGGAACTAAATTCCTACCTTGCACATGAAAATGGGCGGCTGCAGGAACTGGCTGATCTACTCCAGGAAAAGCACCGAATCATGTCTCAAGAG TTCTCCAAGTTGCAGGAGAAAGTAGAGATGGCAGAGTCGCGGGTGTGCGTGCTGGAGACCATGATCGATGACCTTCAGTGGGATATTGACAAGATCCGCAAGAGAGAGCAGCGGCTCAACCGACACCTGGCCGATGTGCTGGAACGG GTGAATTCAAAAGGTTACAAGGTATATGGAGCTGGGAGCAGCCTCTACGGGGGTACGATCACCATCAATGCTCGCAAG TTTGAGGAAATGAACGCTGAGCTGGAGGAGAAcaaggagctggctgggaacCGCCTAAGTGAGCTGGAAAAGTTGCGCCAGGATCTCGAAGAGGTGACGGCACAGAATGATAAACTGAAG GTGGAGTTGCGGAGGGCGGTGGAAGAGGTTGTGAAGGAGACTCCTGAATACCGCTGCATGCAGTCCCAGTTCTCGGTCCTGTATAATGAAAGTCTCCAGCTGAAGGCACATCTGGATGAGGCACGCACTCTGCTTCACGGCACTCGCAGCACACACCAGCGCCAGGTGGAACTCATTGAG CGAGATGAGGTCAGCCTCCACAAGAAGCTGCGCACAGAGGTGATCCAGCTGGAGGACACTCTGGCACAGGTCCGCAAGGAGTATGAGATGCTGAGGATAGAGTTTGAACAGACACTTGCTGCCAATGAACAAGCAG GTCCAATAAATCGGGAAATGCGTCACCTCATCAGCAGCCTCCAGAATCATAACCACCAGCTgaagggggaggtgctgaggTACAAGCGCAAGCTGAGGGAGGCCCAGTCTGACCTGAGCAAG actcgCTCCCGCAGTGGGAGTGCCCTCCTGCAGTCCCAGTCCAGCATTGACGAGACCAAGGAGGAACCACTGGAGGTCAAACAGGAGCCTGATGATTCCTCTGCCCAGGCGTCTGTGCCCAAGGCTGCCCCCGAGGATGCCAGTGATGCCAAGGCCAAGCGAGATGAAGAGGAGAGGGAGCGCGAGAGGCGGGAGAAGGAGAGGGAGCGtgagaaggagaaagagaaggagagagagcgggaaaaggagaaggaaaaagaacggGAGCGGGAGAAGCAGAAGCAGAAGGAGtctgagaaggagagagagtcCACCAAGGAGAAAGGGAAGCATGAGGATGGGAGGAAGAAAGAAGCTGAAGTGATCAAGCAGCTGAAGGCTGATCTCAA GAAAGCCCAGGAGAGCCAGAAGGAAATGAAGTTGCTGTTAGACATGTACCGCTCAGCCccaaaggagcagagagacaaAGTTCAGCTCATGGCAGCTGAGAAGAAGGCCAAAGCTGAG CTGGATGAGCTGAGGCAGAGGGTGAAGGacctggaggacaaagagaaaaaagaaagtaaaaaaatggcagatgaggATGCCCTACGCAAGATCCGGGCAGTGGAGGAGCAGATCGAGTATCTGCAGAAGAAACTAGCCATGGCCAAGCAG GAAGAAGAGGCCCTGCTTTCAGAAATGGATGTCACTGGACAAGCCTTTGAGGATATGCAAGAGCAGAACATTCGCCTAATGCAGCAGTTGCGGGAGAAGGATGATGCCAACTTCAAGCTGATGTCAGAACGCATCAAGTCAAACCAGATCCATAAACTActgaaggaggagaaggaggagctggCAGACCAGGTCCTGACCCTGAAGACGCAG GTGGATGCTCAGTTACAGGTTGTGCGGAAGCTGGAGGAAAAAGAACACCTGCTACAGAGCAATATAGGCACTGGAGAGAAGGAGCTAGGCCTCCGAACCCAGGCGCTGGAGATGAACAAACGCAAG GCAATGGATGCAGCCCAGCTTGCAGATGATCTCAAAGCACAATTAGAGCTGGCTCAGAAGAAGCTCCATGACTTTCAGGATGAGATTGTGGAGAACAGTGTGACTAAAGAGAAGGATATGTTCAACTTCAAACGGGCTCAG GAGGACATCTCCAGGTTGCGTAGGAAGTTGGAGACCACAAAGAAACCCGATATGGTGCCCAACTGTGATGAGATCTTGATGGAGGAGATCAAGGATTACAAG GCGCGTCTGACCTGTCCGTGCTGTAACATGCGTAAGAAGGATGCTGTGCTCACCAAGTGCTTTCACGTCTTCTGCTTTGAGTGTGTGAAGACGCGCTACGACACCCGGCAGCGCAAGTGCCCCAAGTGTAATGCTGCCTTTGGTGCCAAC